From Nicotiana tabacum cultivar K326 chromosome 22, ASM71507v2, whole genome shotgun sequence, one genomic window encodes:
- the LOC142176039 gene encoding uncharacterized protein LOC142176039, with amino-acid sequence MAPSTEETTPIVAAPKIALNDATHHFYLHPSDSPRMVLVNSISYGKSYGGWRTTIVIALSAKNKIGFIDGSIKEPDLNSDTHKAWNRYNDMVISWLLNSLSKDIADSVLYSKTAKDIRIELEAKFSQCNGAQLY; translated from the coding sequence ATGGCACCTTCAACTGAAGAAACAACCCCAATTGTTGCTGCTCCAAAAATTGCACTCAATGATGCTACACATCATTTTTACCTTCATCCATCAGATTCTCCAAGGATGGTCTTGGTGAACTCCATTTCTTATGGAAAGAGTTATGGAGGCTGGCGTACGACCATTGTTATTGCTTTATCAgctaagaacaagattggtttcatTGATGGAAGCATCAAAGAACCAGATCTGAATTCAGACACTCACAAGGCTTGGAATAGATATAACGATATGGTTATATCTTGGTTGTTGAACTCCCTCTCAAAGGACATAGCAGACAGTGTGCTCTACTCCAAGACTGCAAAGGACATCAGGATAGAATTGGAGGCCAAGTTTAGCCAATGCAATGGAGCTCAGCTGTATTAA